A part of Chloracidobacterium sp. genomic DNA contains:
- a CDS encoding glycosyltransferase — protein MASGRWEGGALAAADQTPHSVPTRFMMTDALRVALFPDSYHEANGVARTFRALVGVARRRGLPLLIVRCGNTAGPQTDGSVNAIELQRGGWSFPLDADLSFDLWLWRYARKVREQVQAFQPQVVHVTGPSDIGQLGVYVAKSLHLPLVMSWHTNLHEYAGQRCSRLLDYAFVPSLVREQTSLWAETQSLWATMKFYEYADVCLAPNPELVELVAQKTGKPTYLMQRGIDAEAFHPNYRTRPLDAPVVRLGFVGRLSAEKNVRFLVELERQLLAQGLTQIEFRIVGTGSERDWLAAAMQTASFAGVQQGEALAREYADFDVFVFPSRTDTYGNVVLEAAASGVPCVVTSAGGPKFLVDHGRSGLVAHNDAAFVAAVADLVRSPERRAAMRTAARARALQTSWDAVLDEVYTAYQAAYATAKAIG, from the coding sequence TTGGCATCCGGGCGTTGGGAAGGCGGTGCTTTGGCGGCGGCCGACCAAACGCCGCATTCCGTACCGACGCGCTTCATGATGACCGACGCCCTCCGCGTTGCCCTGTTTCCGGACTCCTACCACGAAGCCAACGGCGTGGCCCGCACGTTTCGGGCGCTCGTTGGCGTGGCTCGCCGGCGTGGGCTGCCGTTGCTGATTGTTCGCTGTGGCAACACCGCCGGCCCACAAACGGACGGCTCTGTGAATGCGATTGAACTCCAGCGCGGCGGTTGGTCGTTCCCACTGGATGCTGACCTGAGTTTTGATCTGTGGCTGTGGCGCTACGCCCGCAAGGTCCGTGAGCAGGTGCAAGCGTTTCAGCCACAGGTCGTCCACGTGACCGGCCCCAGTGACATTGGGCAACTGGGCGTGTATGTAGCCAAGTCGCTGCACCTACCGCTCGTGATGTCGTGGCATACCAACTTACATGAGTACGCCGGGCAACGCTGCTCACGGTTGCTTGACTACGCTTTTGTGCCTTCATTAGTGCGCGAGCAAACGAGTTTGTGGGCGGAAACACAATCACTCTGGGCAACGATGAAGTTTTATGAGTACGCGGATGTTTGCCTTGCGCCAAACCCGGAACTGGTCGAACTCGTGGCGCAAAAAACCGGCAAGCCGACCTATCTGATGCAGCGTGGCATAGACGCCGAGGCGTTTCATCCAAACTACCGGACTCGTCCCTTGGACGCGCCTGTTGTCCGGCTGGGATTTGTTGGGCGGCTCAGCGCCGAAAAGAATGTCCGCTTTCTAGTGGAGCTTGAGCGCCAACTTTTGGCGCAAGGCCTGACGCAGATTGAGTTTCGTATCGTTGGAACCGGTAGTGAACGCGACTGGCTCGCCGCCGCCATGCAGACGGCGAGCTTTGCCGGCGTACAACAGGGCGAGGCGCTGGCGCGGGAGTACGCCGACTTTGATGTGTTCGTCTTTCCTTCCCGAACTGACACCTACGGCAACGTTGTCCTCGAGGCCGCCGCGTCGGGTGTCCCCTGTGTTGTCACCAGCGCCGGCGGGCCAAAGTTTCTTGTTGATCACGGGCGGTCGGGCTTGGTCGCCCATAACGACGCCGCCTTTGTCGCAGCGGTCGCTGATTTGGTGCGTTCCCCAGAGCGTCGCGCCGCAATGCGCACAGCGGCGCGGGCGCGGGCGTTGCAGACCTCGTGGGACGCCGTACTGGATGAAGTGTACACGGCGTACCAAGCCGCCTACGCAACCGCCAAGGCGATTGGTTGA
- a CDS encoding ketoacyl-ACP synthase III translates to MPTQAAGILGTGRALPERTLTNADLEKMVETSDEWIVSRTGIRERRIAAPDETTSHFATLAAQQALKAAGLTPNDLDLIICATVCPDMMLPSTACLIQSKLGAKRAAAYDLVAACSGFIYGLATARSFIEAGHCRYVLVIGAELLSRFVDYTDRATCVIFGDGAGAAVVGPVEAGRGILAHRILSDGDYAELLYTPGGGTRYPASETTVRQRLHYIKMRGNELFKVAVRSMADTVGQILDELRLSPSDVDLFVPHQANQRITDAVAERLGIERERIYVNIERMGNTSSASIPIALDECVEAGRIKPGHLLVFAAFGAGVTWGAMALRW, encoded by the coding sequence ATGCCTACGCAAGCCGCCGGAATTTTAGGCACTGGACGCGCGCTGCCGGAACGCACGCTCACCAACGCCGATCTCGAAAAAATGGTCGAAACGAGCGACGAGTGGATTGTTTCACGCACCGGCATCCGCGAGCGCCGCATCGCCGCTCCCGACGAAACCACGTCCCATTTTGCAACGCTCGCTGCGCAGCAGGCGCTCAAAGCCGCCGGGTTGACGCCGAATGATCTTGATCTCATCATTTGCGCCACCGTATGCCCGGATATGATGCTGCCCTCTACAGCGTGTTTGATCCAGTCCAAACTGGGGGCGAAGCGGGCGGCGGCGTATGACCTCGTGGCGGCCTGTTCAGGCTTTATCTACGGTCTGGCGACGGCGCGCTCATTTATTGAAGCCGGCCACTGCCGGTATGTCTTGGTTATCGGCGCGGAACTACTCTCGCGCTTTGTGGACTACACCGACCGCGCCACTTGCGTCATTTTTGGAGACGGCGCAGGCGCGGCCGTGGTCGGTCCTGTCGAAGCTGGACGCGGCATTCTTGCGCACCGCATCCTGAGCGACGGTGACTATGCTGAGCTGCTTTACACGCCCGGCGGTGGGACGCGCTACCCGGCGAGTGAAACAACCGTCCGGCAACGGTTGCACTACATCAAGATGCGCGGCAATGAACTATTCAAAGTGGCGGTGCGCAGCATGGCGGACACCGTCGGCCAGATTCTCGATGAGTTACGTTTATCGCCGTCGGATGTGGATTTGTTCGTGCCGCACCAAGCGAATCAACGCATCACGGATGCGGTCGCCGAACGGCTCGGCATTGAGCGCGAACGCATCTACGTCAACATTGAGCGCATGGGCAACACGTCGTCGGCTTCCATCCCGATTGCGCTTGACGAGTGTGTGGAGGCGGGACGGATCAAGCCCGGTCACTTGCTCGTCTTTGCGGCGTTTGGAGCCGGAGTGACGTGGGGCGCAATGGCGTTGCGATGGTGA
- a CDS encoding thioesterase family protein: MLSSKAPTPEGLEGYAVIVTCPVAWGDMDAARHVNNTVYFRYFEHARIAYFERIAFGLELTESVGPILAQTQCRFRFPLTYPDTVSIGTSVVGLGEDRFVMRFTVVSHRHGKVAAQGDGLIVSYDYRNQRKAPLPAEVRAAIIALEGFDAAAPPGLPPT; this comes from the coding sequence ATGTTGAGTTCCAAAGCACCCACCCCAGAAGGACTGGAAGGTTACGCTGTGATTGTGACGTGTCCGGTCGCCTGGGGCGACATGGACGCCGCCCGTCACGTCAACAACACGGTCTATTTTCGCTACTTTGAACACGCACGGATTGCGTACTTCGAACGCATCGCGTTTGGGTTGGAGTTGACCGAATCGGTCGGCCCGATTCTGGCTCAAACCCAATGTCGCTTCCGGTTTCCACTGACTTATCCCGACACGGTTTCGATTGGCACGAGCGTCGTTGGTCTCGGCGAGGATCGTTTCGTCATGCGCTTTACAGTCGTCAGCCACCGCCATGGCAAAGTTGCGGCGCAGGGTGACGGTCTTATCGTGTCCTACGACTACCGAAACCAGCGTAAAGCGCCGCTGCCCGCCGAGGTACGGGCCGCCATCATCGCCTTGGAAGGCTTTGACGCCGCCGCGCCGCCGGGGTTACCGCCGACGTGA
- a CDS encoding DUF971 domain-containing protein, translated as MSEVLPRAVNVNRSEGTLSVVWPDGGATTIPLMELRQNCPCATCAEARGENPHPGLLEAPPPPKPKSRRLPLLGDVRKFQISGLRHVGRYALGVTWADNHQSIYTWASLAEMKTPPA; from the coding sequence ATGTCGGAAGTGTTACCCCGCGCCGTCAACGTCAATCGGAGTGAAGGAACGCTCTCGGTCGTCTGGCCTGACGGCGGCGCGACGACGATTCCCCTGATGGAGCTTCGGCAAAACTGTCCGTGCGCCACCTGCGCCGAAGCGCGCGGTGAGAATCCGCATCCTGGCCTACTTGAAGCGCCGCCGCCGCCCAAACCCAAGTCGCGCAGACTACCGTTGCTTGGTGACGTACGTAAGTTCCAGATCAGTGGGCTGCGCCACGTCGGACGCTACGCGCTGGGCGTTACTTGGGCGGACAATCATCAGAGCATCTACACGTGGGCCTCCTTGGCCGAGATGAAAACGCCGCCTGCCTAA
- a CDS encoding site-specific DNA-methyltransferase codes for MTLDTVVHGDCLAVLRQLPSETADLTFADPPFNLAKKYHSYDDRRGQEEYLAWCREWLRELVRITKPTGSLFVHNIPKWLTHYAAFLNTQADFRHWIAWDALGMPLGKTLMPRHYGILFYAKDRRRQKFYEIRHPHRRCRKCGVLHKDYGGKKHSLHPFGPLVSDVWSDLHRIKHASRRDAHPCQLPETVLERLILMATDEGDVVVDPFAGTGTTLVAAKKLGRRYLGIELDAGYVAIARERLARTPAASRIGDVWVSQVRGMLVTIRDCDWPRLQAYYAIPATAAAIETSPIVFDRRLATVTPLPAPATTAVLATGCRKTA; via the coding sequence GTGACCCTCGATACCGTCGTGCACGGGGATTGTTTGGCTGTTTTGCGCCAGCTGCCGTCCGAAACGGCCGACCTGACGTTCGCCGACCCGCCTTTCAACTTGGCTAAGAAGTACCACAGCTATGATGACCGACGCGGACAGGAGGAGTACCTTGCGTGGTGTCGCGAATGGCTTCGCGAGTTAGTGCGGATTACGAAACCCACAGGGAGCCTGTTCGTCCACAACATTCCCAAGTGGCTGACGCACTACGCTGCCTTTCTCAACACACAGGCGGACTTTCGACACTGGATCGCGTGGGATGCGCTAGGCATGCCGCTGGGCAAGACGCTTATGCCGCGTCACTACGGGATTTTGTTCTATGCTAAGGATAGGCGGCGGCAGAAGTTCTATGAAATCCGGCATCCGCACCGGCGCTGTCGCAAGTGCGGCGTTTTGCACAAGGACTACGGCGGGAAAAAGCATAGTTTGCATCCCTTTGGGCCGCTGGTTTCGGATGTGTGGAGTGACTTGCACCGCATCAAGCATGCCTCGCGCCGTGACGCGCACCCTTGCCAGCTTCCCGAAACCGTACTGGAACGGCTCATCCTGATGGCGACTGACGAAGGCGATGTGGTGGTGGACCCGTTCGCTGGGACGGGCACGACGCTCGTTGCAGCGAAGAAGCTTGGTCGGCGCTACCTTGGCATCGAACTCGACGCCGGTTACGTCGCTATTGCCCGTGAGCGTTTGGCGCGGACGCCGGCCGCGTCACGCATCGGCGATGTGTGGGTCAGTCAAGTGCGCGGTATGCTGGTGACGATTCGGGATTGCGACTGGCCGCGGTTGCAGGCGTATTATGCGATTCCGGCGACGGCGGCGGCGATTGAAACCTCGCCTATTGTCTTTGACCGACGGTTGGCGACGGTAACGCCGCTGCCAGCGCCGGCGACGACGGCAGTGCTGGCGACCGGCTGCCGAAAGACCGCCTGA
- a CDS encoding 1,4-dihydroxy-6-naphthoate synthase, with protein MTTLTLGYSPCPNDTYIFGALALGLVRAPGMTFDIRLADVQTLNEWALAGRLDVTKLSFAALLTPPIAERYDLLDVGAALGRNCGPLVVAREPFAAEELRRKRLVTPGKLTTAHLLIRLFTDDAPIAAESPFERILPAVAVGDYDAGVIIHESRFVYPTFGLTRIVDLGEWWEATTGLPLPLGGIAVRRTLDAETRQAVRQVIRESLAYADAHPEAVRPYIAAHAQEMSADVQSRHIALYVNEFTRNLGDEGRAAVEALRRQAQQLRRGVALL; from the coding sequence ATGACGACGCTGACGCTGGGCTATTCGCCTTGCCCCAACGATACCTACATTTTCGGTGCGCTAGCCCTTGGGCTGGTTCGCGCGCCGGGCATGACGTTCGACATCCGACTCGCCGACGTGCAGACGCTCAACGAGTGGGCGCTGGCTGGCAGGCTGGATGTCACGAAGCTGTCCTTCGCCGCGCTGCTGACGCCGCCGATTGCCGAGCGGTATGACTTGCTTGACGTTGGCGCGGCGCTGGGCCGCAACTGCGGCCCGCTGGTGGTCGCCCGCGAGCCGTTTGCGGCCGAAGAGCTGCGGCGTAAGCGCCTAGTCACGCCGGGAAAGCTCACGACGGCGCACCTGCTGATTCGACTGTTTACCGACGACGCGCCCATCGCGGCGGAGTCGCCGTTTGAGCGCATCCTGCCGGCCGTAGCAGTCGGCGACTACGACGCGGGCGTGATCATCCACGAAAGCCGCTTTGTTTACCCGACTTTTGGGCTGACGCGCATTGTGGATTTGGGAGAGTGGTGGGAAGCAACGACAGGGCTGCCGCTCCCGCTGGGCGGGATCGCCGTCCGTCGAACGCTGGACGCGGAGACGCGCCAGGCCGTAAGGCAGGTGATTCGGGAGAGTTTGGCTTACGCCGATGCGCACCCAGAGGCCGTTCGTCCGTACATCGCCGCGCATGCGCAGGAAATGTCGGCCGACGTTCAGTCCCGGCACATCGCGCTGTACGTCAATGAGTTCACGCGCAATTTGGGCGACGAAGGCCGCGCCGCCGTTGAAGCGCTGCGTCGGCAGGCGCAGCAGCTTCGACGCGGAGTGGCACTGCTGTAG
- a CDS encoding menaquinone biosynthesis protein: protein MAHALPSIAGSDYLNSAVLMHDFLVGEQRTRCRLITDAAPSRCAELLRQGEVAAALIPVIEYQRIPNLYAVPGVAIGAKQAVRSVVLALKKPLSEVRTVALDTSSRTSAALARILFAEFYGRAAVFHPAPPDAPRMLAEYDAAVIIGDPALTFDRQGLEVLDLATEWRRWTDLPFVFAIWAVRAEAREQVRILDFAAARDAGLRARSALAVQYAPMLGLPVEDLVAYLTENIHYGLDAEDVAGLTHYWRLAAKHGLIPEVRPIRWW from the coding sequence GTGGCTCACGCTTTACCCAGCATCGCCGGATCGGATTACCTCAACTCGGCGGTGCTGATGCATGATTTTCTAGTCGGCGAACAACGTACGCGCTGCCGGCTGATTACTGACGCCGCCCCGTCGCGGTGCGCCGAGTTATTGCGGCAGGGTGAAGTTGCGGCGGCGCTTATCCCCGTTATTGAGTATCAACGCATCCCAAACCTCTACGCCGTGCCGGGCGTTGCTATTGGAGCGAAGCAGGCCGTTCGCAGCGTTGTGCTGGCACTGAAAAAGCCGCTGTCGGAAGTCCGGACGGTCGCGTTAGATACGTCGTCGCGTACGTCGGCGGCGTTAGCGCGCATTCTGTTTGCAGAGTTCTACGGTCGGGCGGCTGTATTCCACCCAGCTCCGCCGGACGCGCCACGCATGCTCGCCGAATACGACGCCGCCGTGATCATCGGCGATCCGGCGCTGACCTTTGATCGGCAGGGGCTTGAAGTGCTCGACCTTGCCACCGAATGGCGGCGCTGGACGGATTTACCGTTCGTTTTCGCAATCTGGGCGGTGCGCGCCGAAGCGCGCGAACAGGTACGCATATTAGACTTTGCCGCCGCGCGCGACGCTGGTTTGCGCGCCCGGTCGGCGCTGGCGGTGCAGTATGCCCCGATGCTTGGCTTGCCGGTGGAGGATTTGGTCGCGTACCTGACGGAAAACATTCACTACGGGCTGGACGCCGAAGACGTCGCCGGACTAACACACTACTGGCGGTTGGCCGCCAAGCACGGCCTAATCCCAGAGGTGCGCCCGATACGGTGGTGGTGA
- the def gene encoding peptide deformylase, with the protein MKREIVKYGAKILTEKAAPVTTFDDELAQLVADMFETMYDAPGVGLAAPQVGVSKRLFVMDCSKERDRQFVFINPEIVLTEGRQSGDEGCLSFPGIYFEVERAARVVVRAQNLRGEWFEGDFLDLEARCVLHEYDHLEGSLFIDKASPLRREMIRRKIQKLKREGKW; encoded by the coding sequence ATGAAAAGAGAAATCGTCAAGTACGGGGCGAAGATTCTGACGGAGAAAGCCGCCCCGGTGACGACGTTTGATGACGAGCTGGCCCAACTGGTCGCCGATATGTTCGAGACGATGTACGACGCGCCGGGCGTTGGGCTGGCGGCGCCGCAGGTCGGCGTCTCCAAACGCTTGTTCGTTATGGATTGCAGTAAAGAACGCGACCGTCAGTTTGTCTTTATCAACCCCGAAATTGTCCTGACCGAAGGCCGGCAGAGCGGCGATGAAGGCTGCCTGAGCTTCCCCGGCATTTACTTTGAAGTGGAACGCGCGGCGCGGGTTGTCGTTCGCGCTCAAAACTTACGGGGCGAGTGGTTTGAAGGTGATTTTCTTGATCTTGAAGCGCGCTGCGTCCTGCACGAATACGACCACTTGGAAGGCAGCCTTTTCATTGATAAAGCCAGCCCGCTGCGGCGTGAGATGATTCGGCGCAAGATTCAGAAACTCAAGCGCGAAGGCAAGTGGTGA
- a CDS encoding PspA/IM30 family protein, whose translation MWERLKRLFRSIFGGMIDAAEDPELILQQIIRDMRDQVPKLNENVAQVMSNEKLLEREVATLEREITELDGKIKAAIKMGRDDIATTYIASMQEKQNSLARAKEQLVVARKASQQAIRFRDEYLLKMKRKQDEATQLISESKRARMQEQLAATMASFQIADTAGSFDEMREKINRRVAAAEAKMELANSGVDSQMAQIEREAYNIQAQETLMAYKRQLGIIPDEPAALAESPGSERTLGPAQRKALE comes from the coding sequence ATGTGGGAAAGGTTGAAACGCCTGTTCCGTTCCATTTTCGGCGGTATGATTGATGCAGCCGAGGACCCAGAACTCATTCTGCAGCAAATCATCCGCGACATGCGCGACCAAGTTCCAAAGCTGAATGAGAACGTCGCGCAAGTGATGTCGAACGAAAAACTGCTTGAACGTGAGGTGGCGACGCTGGAACGCGAAATCACCGAGCTGGATGGCAAGATCAAAGCCGCCATCAAGATGGGACGCGACGATATTGCGACGACCTACATCGCCTCGATGCAGGAAAAACAGAACTCACTGGCGCGCGCCAAAGAACAACTGGTTGTGGCGAGGAAAGCCTCGCAACAGGCGATTCGCTTTCGTGATGAGTACCTGCTCAAGATGAAGCGGAAGCAAGACGAGGCGACGCAACTCATCAGCGAAAGCAAGCGCGCACGCATGCAGGAGCAGTTGGCGGCGACGATGGCTTCCTTCCAAATTGCCGACACGGCCGGGTCGTTTGATGAGATGCGTGAAAAAATCAATCGTCGTGTCGCCGCCGCTGAAGCCAAGATGGAACTGGCTAACTCCGGCGTGGATTCGCAAATGGCCCAGATTGAGCGCGAAGCCTATAACATCCAAGCTCAGGAGACCCTTATGGCGTACAAGCGTCAGCTGGGCATCATCCCCGATGAGCCGGCGGCGCTGGCCGAGTCGCCGGGCAGTGAACGGACGCTAGGGCCGGCCCAAAGAAAGGCCCTTGAGTAG
- the xth gene encoding exodeoxyribonuclease III gives MSATLTVATWNVNSIRVRLPHVLDWLERYEPDVLCLQETKVPDDEFPFEAFERLGYVATVFGQKSYNGVALLSFDDPSNVRRGLPDDPPNAQRRFLMATLHGIDIISVYVPNGEAVSSPKFAYKLEFLERLTRFLTGALTPERPLLVCGDYNIAPADIDLYDPEGNRETVMFHSQEHAFLERWRRWGLRDVVRERHPAETGLYSWWDYRSSGFARNRGWRIDHIWATPPLAEVCIEARIDVAERSKARPSDHAPVIATFRRPPVASDSRQTAPKKSDPPL, from the coding sequence ATGAGCGCCACGCTAACCGTCGCCACTTGGAACGTTAATTCCATTCGCGTCCGCTTGCCGCACGTCCTTGACTGGCTTGAACGGTACGAACCTGACGTACTGTGCCTGCAAGAAACCAAAGTGCCGGACGACGAGTTTCCGTTTGAAGCGTTTGAGCGACTCGGCTATGTCGCCACGGTTTTTGGACAGAAGAGCTACAACGGCGTGGCCTTGCTGTCTTTTGACGATCCAAGCAACGTTCGGCGCGGGCTGCCCGATGATCCACCCAACGCCCAACGGCGTTTCTTGATGGCGACGCTGCACGGCATAGACATCATCTCGGTTTACGTCCCCAACGGCGAGGCGGTCAGTTCACCCAAGTTCGCCTACAAGCTTGAATTTCTAGAACGTCTCACGCGGTTTCTCACCGGCGCGCTGACGCCGGAGCGTCCGCTGCTGGTATGCGGCGATTACAACATTGCTCCGGCGGACATTGATCTCTACGATCCGGAAGGCAACCGCGAAACGGTGATGTTTCACTCGCAGGAGCATGCGTTTCTTGAACGCTGGCGGCGGTGGGGCTTGCGGGATGTCGTCCGCGAACGGCATCCAGCCGAAACAGGCCTGTACAGCTGGTGGGACTACCGCAGCAGCGGTTTTGCGCGGAATCGCGGTTGGCGGATTGATCACATCTGGGCGACGCCGCCTTTGGCGGAAGTCTGCATTGAAGCAAGGATAGACGTGGCGGAACGCAGCAAAGCGCGTCCGTCCGACCATGCACCGGTGATAGCGACGTTTCGCCGGCCGCCGGTCGCTTCGGATTCCCGACAAACAGCACCGAAAAAAAGCGACCCTCCGCTGTGA
- the dnaX gene encoding DNA polymerase III subunit gamma/tau: protein MSHQVIARKWRPQQFEDVVGQDVITRALRNALRMKRLHHAYLFAGPRGVGKTTCARLFARALNCREGPTPTPCGVCPSCQEIMTGESLDVLEIDAASHTGVDNIREVIIATVSNRPARDRYKIFIIDEVHMLSTSAFNALLKTLEEPPPHVVFILATTELYKLPETILSRCQPYEFRTIGVEVIADHLQRIAEAERIKISRAALIQIAHAGRGSMRDAQSAFDQVLAFAGPDAVIDESDVRESLGLIGAALAAEVMDALDAADAAAMIRHIARLVRGGYDLRQFLRELMTYVRHLLVAHVVGVDRELLPLAESELNLVERQCQRFTVADLIRFFSLLVDLEAQARAAEDARPLVEVGLVKLTQLGRLKPLEEILARLEALAAGDNEPPTPSGRLATAVKATPPPKPPPRAVETTRRSTPAPVERQPLRLVPPPEPPVEDAPLDDDAPVGDASNLTDADALFKRLKALIEKERPLLAVHLDAVTAVHWQGNAFELVFGPQSKAAEAYVAQPSEKLLLRERLQALTKKTLSIVTRLERDRSKTPLSEPQARDAALRAEAERHPTVQVLQKTFGAELIDVKAPDEK from the coding sequence ATGAGTCATCAGGTTATCGCCCGCAAATGGCGGCCGCAGCAGTTTGAGGATGTTGTTGGGCAGGACGTAATCACCCGCGCGCTGCGGAACGCCCTGCGAATGAAGCGGCTTCATCACGCCTACCTTTTCGCCGGCCCGCGCGGCGTCGGTAAAACAACCTGCGCCCGTCTCTTTGCACGCGCCCTAAACTGCCGTGAAGGTCCGACGCCAACCCCCTGCGGCGTTTGTCCTTCCTGTCAGGAGATCATGACAGGCGAATCGCTCGATGTTTTGGAAATTGACGCCGCCTCCCACACTGGTGTGGACAACATCCGCGAGGTCATCATCGCTACAGTCAGCAACCGTCCGGCGCGGGATCGTTACAAGATTTTCATCATTGATGAAGTCCACATGCTCTCAACCAGCGCCTTCAACGCGCTGCTCAAAACACTCGAAGAGCCGCCGCCGCACGTCGTGTTCATTCTGGCGACGACGGAGCTCTACAAGCTGCCCGAAACCATTCTCTCGCGCTGCCAGCCGTATGAGTTTCGCACCATCGGTGTTGAAGTCATTGCCGACCACCTACAACGGATCGCCGAAGCGGAACGGATTAAGATTTCACGCGCAGCGCTCATCCAGATTGCGCACGCCGGGCGCGGCAGCATGCGCGACGCGCAATCGGCGTTTGATCAGGTGCTGGCTTTCGCCGGCCCGGACGCCGTCATTGACGAGAGCGATGTGCGCGAATCGCTGGGGCTGATCGGCGCAGCGTTGGCGGCTGAAGTGATGGACGCGCTGGACGCCGCCGACGCGGCCGCGATGATTCGTCATATCGCGCGGCTTGTACGCGGCGGCTACGACCTGCGGCAATTCCTGCGCGAGTTGATGACCTATGTGCGGCATCTGCTGGTGGCGCACGTCGTCGGCGTTGACCGCGAACTGCTGCCGCTGGCGGAAAGCGAACTCAACTTGGTCGAACGCCAATGTCAGCGCTTTACCGTCGCTGATCTGATTCGCTTTTTCTCCCTGTTGGTCGACCTTGAAGCGCAGGCGCGGGCGGCCGAGGATGCACGACCGCTCGTGGAAGTCGGTCTGGTCAAACTCACCCAGCTTGGACGACTCAAACCACTAGAAGAGATTCTGGCGCGACTTGAGGCATTGGCGGCCGGCGACAACGAGCCGCCGACGCCCAGCGGGAGATTGGCGACGGCCGTCAAGGCGACGCCGCCGCCCAAACCGCCGCCGCGCGCCGTCGAGACAACCCGGCGTTCCACACCGGCGCCGGTTGAACGGCAACCGCTACGCCTTGTGCCGCCGCCGGAGCCGCCCGTCGAAGATGCGCCTCTGGACGATGACGCGCCTGTGGGCGATGCATCGAACCTCACTGACGCCGACGCCCTGTTCAAGCGCTTGAAAGCGCTCATCGAAAAGGAACGCCCCCTGCTTGCCGTTCACCTTGACGCCGTGACGGCCGTCCATTGGCAGGGCAATGCGTTCGAGTTGGTGTTTGGGCCGCAGTCCAAGGCCGCCGAGGCGTATGTTGCACAGCCCTCCGAGAAACTGCTCCTGCGGGAGCGGCTTCAAGCCCTGACCAAGAAAACACTCAGCATCGTTACGCGCCTTGAACGTGACCGGTCCAAAACACCGCTATCCGAGCCACAGGCGCGCGATGCGGCGCTCCGCGCTGAAGCCGAGCGGCATCCCACCGTTCAGGTCCTCCAGAAGACGTTTGGCGCCGAACTGATTGATGTCAAAGCGCCGGATGAGAAATAA
- a CDS encoding uracil-DNA glycosylase has protein sequence MKTATNGSQPSNLPDIPDSNQLAQLRQAITTCRLCPRLTAWREDVARHKVRRFQSEAYWGKPVPGFGDPQAQVLVVGLAPAAHGGNRTGRLFTGDRSGDWLFRALHRAGFANQPTSTHQNDGLTLTNCYITAAVRCAPPGNRPTPEEATACLPFLVREMRLLPQVRVIVALGGFAFEYTLKALRQQGVAIPKPKPKFSHGARYALTDGVTLFGAYHPSQQNTLTGKLTEAMLDAVFAAVRRTLDELISHPAL, from the coding sequence GTGAAGACCGCCACGAATGGCTCACAGCCGTCTAACTTACCTGACATCCCTGATTCAAACCAACTGGCGCAACTCCGGCAGGCAATCACCACCTGCCGGCTTTGTCCGCGCTTGACGGCATGGCGCGAGGATGTCGCGCGGCACAAAGTCCGTCGCTTCCAGTCTGAAGCCTACTGGGGCAAGCCCGTACCCGGTTTCGGCGATCCACAGGCGCAGGTGCTGGTGGTTGGTCTTGCGCCGGCGGCGCATGGCGGGAATCGCACAGGACGGCTGTTCACCGGCGACCGGAGCGGTGACTGGCTGTTTCGGGCGCTGCACCGCGCTGGTTTCGCCAACCAACCCACTTCGACGCATCAAAACGACGGTCTCACGCTGACTAACTGCTACATCACGGCGGCGGTGCGGTGCGCACCGCCGGGTAACCGTCCGACGCCGGAGGAGGCCACAGCCTGCCTACCGTTTCTTGTGCGCGAAATGCGTCTGCTGCCGCAGGTGCGCGTCATCGTTGCGCTGGGCGGCTTCGCCTTTGAGTACACGCTCAAGGCGCTACGTCAACAAGGCGTCGCCATTCCAAAGCCGAAGCCCAAGTTTTCCCATGGCGCGCGTTATGCGCTGACCGACGGCGTCACGCTTTTCGGCGCTTATCATCCCAGCCAACAGAACACGCTGACGGGCAAACTCACCGAGGCGATGCTGGACGCAGTTTTCGCCGCCGTCAGGCGAACGCTGGATGAACTTATTTCTCATCCGGCGCTTTGA